In Vulpes lagopus strain Blue_001 chromosome 1, ASM1834538v1, whole genome shotgun sequence, a genomic segment contains:
- the MFSD4B gene encoding LOW QUALITY PROTEIN: sodium-dependent glucose transporter 1 (The sequence of the model RefSeq protein was modified relative to this genomic sequence to represent the inferred CDS: deleted 1 base in 1 codon) encodes MGAAGPGGAGPPGLEGRGSAAGPRGAAGRAPERFSAAAELELELELDVRGAGAPAAGQRLLQAEAAAENEAAAAAAAAAAGSRRGRGAGRRLRWLITAVLCAAFLGLGMSVAILGPTFQDLATNVNRNISSLSLIFVGRAFGFLSGSVIGGILLDNMNHFLLLGMSMLATTVGLYLVPFCKTAVLLIIMMSVFGVSIGILDTGGNVLILAIWGDKGAPHMQALHFSFALGAFLAPLLAKLALGTTTVSAANHTEADSNHSALNQSSEADSESLFRVPDNMNLLWAYAIIGTYIFVVSLFFFALLFKKSSRQEKAKASAQRSRRAKYHNALLCLLFLFFFFYVGAEVTYGSYVFSFATTHAGMRESEAALLNSVFWGTFAACRGLAILFATCLQPGTMIVLSNTGSLASSLLLVLFDKSPVCLWIATSVYGASMATTFPSGVSWIEQYTTIRGKSAAFFVVGAALGEMAIPAVIGLLQGQYPDLPVVLYTILGASIATAVLFPVLYKLATSPLNQQRKEHRKSEDQKALLSSSELNDYEEENEEEDAEKWNEMDFEVIEMNDTMRNSVIETSRNVLTKPVAEISSQSHSRAMVFESSPANSGKSPVSHLQETSVKGTDAERRWIIY; translated from the exons ATGG GCGCCGCCGggcctggaggggcggggcctccgggccTGGAGGGGCGGGGCTCGGCGGCGGGTCCCCgaggcgcggcggggcgggcgcctGAGCGCTTCTCCGCAGCCGccgagctggagctggagctggagctggacgtgcgcggggccggggcgccggcTGCCGGGCAGCGGCTCCTCCAGGCCGAGGCCGCGGCGGAGAATgaggctgcggcggcggcggcggcggcggcggcgggctcccggcggggccgcggggccgggcgcaGGCTGCGCTGGCTCATCACCGCGGTGCTGTGCGCCGCCTTCCTGGGGCTG GGAATGAGTGTTGCTATACTGGGACCGACTTTTCAAGATTTGGCAACAAACGTGAACCGCAACATTAGcagtctttctctgatttttgtgGGCCGTGCTTTTGGATTTTTGAGTGGCTCTGTGATTGGTGGAATTCTTCTTGACAATATGAATCATTTTCTACTTTTGG GAATGTCAATGTTGGCTACCACAGTTGGTCTTTATCTTGTTCCATTTTGTAAGACAGCGGTGTTATTGATCATCATGATGTCCGTCTTTGGCGTTTCAATTGGCATTCTGGATACAG GTGGTAACGTCCTAATCTTGGCTATTTGGGGGGACAAAGGAGCCCCACACATGCAGGCCTTACACTTCAGTTTTGCCTTGGGTGCCTTTTTGGCTCCACTGCTGGCTAAATTGGCCCTGGGCACGACGACGGTGTCTGCTGCAAACCACACGGAGGCTGACTCTAACCACTCGGCTCTCAACCAGTCATCTGAAGCGGACTCAGAATCTCTCTTCAGAGTACCTGACAATATGAATTTGCTGTGGGCGTACGCTATTATCGGTACTTACATTTTtgtagtttctctcttttttttcgcTCTGCTTTTTAAGAAAAGCTCAAGGCAGGAGAAGGCCAAAGCCTCCGCTCAGAGGTCTCGAAGAGCCAAATACCacaatgcccttctttgtctcctttttctgttcttctttttctacgTTGGAGCCGAGGTAACGTACGGTTCTTACGTTTTCTCGTTTGCGACCACCCATGCTGGCATGAGAGAAAGTGAAGCGGCGCTGTTGAACTCCGTCTTCTGGGGCACCTTTGCAGCCTGCAGGGGCCTGGCAATCCTTTTCGCTACATGCTTACAACCTGGAACCATGATCGTGTTGAGCAACACCGGCAGCCTGGCATCATCCTTACTGCTGGTGCTTTTCGACAAGAGCCCAGTTTGCCTCTGGATAGCGACTTCGGTGTACGGGGCCTCGATGGCGACCACGTTTCCTAGTGGTGTTTCTTGGATTGAGCAGTACACGACCATCCGTGGGAAATCCGCCGCATTTTTTGTCGTTGGTGCTGCCTTGGGAGAAATGGCTATCCCTGCGGTAATTGGACTTCTTCAGGGGCAGTACCCTGATTTGCCTGTAGTCCTGTACACCATTTTGGGGGCCTCGATAGCCACTGCTGTTTTATTTCCCGTGCTCTATAAGTTAGCCACCTCCCCTCTCAATCAACAGcgaaaagaacacagaaaaagcgAGGACCAGAAAGCTTTGCTGTCTAGTTCTGAGCTAAATGACTACGaggaagagaatgaagaagaagatgcagagaaatggaatgaaatggaTTTTGAAGTGATTGAAATGAATGACACAATGAGAAATTCTGTAATAGAGACATCTAGAAATGTCCTGACAAAGCCCGTAGCTGAAATCTCCAGTCAGTCCCACTCCAGGGCAATGGTGTTCGAGTCCTCTCCAGCTAACAGTGGCAAGTCCCCTGTAAGTCAC TTGCAAGAAACCAGTGTAAAAGGGACTGACGCCGAGAGAAGATGGATTATTTACTGA